The Nocardia sp. NBC_01503 sequence TGGGGAACCGACCGCACGATCCAGTCGTCAATGGCCATCACCAATTCGATTCGGCGACGCTTGTTTTCGATTATGGCGGTGGGGTCGGTCTCGGCCCCGGTACCGCCACGGCCCACTATGCGCCGCTCGTGCAGCACCGCGAGATCATGGGCGAACCACAGCAGGGGTCCGCCGATCACACGGTGACCGCGGCAGGCGCGCAAAAGTAGGTCGGAGGTCGGCAATAGGCCGTGCGTCAGGGCATGCGCGTCCATGTCCGCGTACTGATCGGACATGTCGGGCAAAGCCACAACGACCGTATTTGATGTCTCCGAACCTGCCACGTTGCCTCGCGTTCATCGTCGAACAACACCGCATTCAGGACGTTCATTACAATAAACCTCAGAATGTGCCTGTCAAGCCTTACACGGCGATTCGGCACCCGGAGTAGACTTCGGGGCCTTGAAGCAACAACCGAGGAGCGAGATGGCGGACGGTCCGAGATACCAACGGATCGCAGACCTCCTCCGCGAGGAGATCCGCGCTGGCAAGTGGAGGCCGGGCGATCGACTACCCAGCCATAACGAGCTGGCGGACCAGATGCAGGTCTCGATCACCACCGCTCGCAACGCGATTCAGCTCCTGGTTGCCGAAAATTTGGTGTACACAGCAACTTCCAGGGGCACGATAGTGCGCAGCCAGGAGGTGCTGGAATCGGTTGTCACCAACCATATTCGGCCCGACCGTCCGCGTGCGGTGAACGATATCTTCGTGGAGATCGCGCGGGCCGCGGGTCGTGAGCCGTCCAAGCAGTTCAGCGCACGGATGGAACCGGCCAGTCCGGAAGTCGCGCATTGGCTTGGGGTGCAACGGGATTCGTGGGTGGTGTCCCGCACGGTCATGCAGTATCTGGACAACGAGCCGTGGTCGTGGGAGGTGAGCTTCTATCCGCGCGATCTCGCCGAGGCCACCGGAATCGACCATCCGTATGACATCCCGGAGGGTACGACACGCCGACTCGCCGAGCGTGGTTTCGCCGAAACCGCGCATCGGGATACCGTCGTCGCGCGCCCGGCCACCGCTGAGGAGGCCGCCGTGCTCGGCGTCGGTCCAGGCACCATCCTGCTGGATCACCTGCGCATAGGCGCGAACCACGAACGCATCACACGCGTTACCCGCCATCGTTCCACGGCGGCCCGCAACCGCCTGGCTTACGAGTTGGGCGACGACCCAGGTACGGACATCATTCGCAAAACACTCGGCGCCCCACCGCCTCCCGCCAACTCACACTCCTTCGAGAGCTCGCTGCTACCCGGCTCGCCATGACCCCGCATCTACGCCCGGCCCGGCCCACCGACATAGGAACCATCACCCGGTTCCGGCTCCAACGCACCAGCTGGCTCGCAGCCCGCGGTAGCGATCAGTGGACCCGGGCCGGACGTGGCCTGCCCATCGAGACCTTCGTCCGATCGGTGGCCCGCGCCATCGACAACGGCGAAACGTGGATGGCCGAGATCGATGGTGAGCCCGCCGGAACCATCACCGTGAACGACCGCGCCGATGACGGCCTGTGGTCCCCCGGCGAGATCGCCGAAGCGGTCATCGTCCACTACATGATCGTGGACCTCCGCTTCGCCGGTCACCGCATCGGCCACGCCCTCCTCGAACACGCGGCACACCTTGCCGCCCAAAGCAATCGGGACTGGGTCCGGCTCGACGCCTGGACCACCAACGAGGGCCTGCACAACTACTACGTCCGGGCCGGCTTCCGCCAGGCCCGCTTCGCCGGCCCCGAGGCCACCGGCCCGTCGGGTGCGCTCTTCGAACGTCCCACCGCCAGCTGGGTTTCCACCCGCGGACTCCCCGATCCCCTCCCCCTCGCGGCCCCGCGACTGCACGCGGGCTAGGCAGCCACCTGAATCAGGTCCGGACCGCCGGTGCGAGTGATGAGACTGCCGCGCCCCGGCGGCAGGAATCTGGGACGGACACCCGCGATGAATCGGCCTTCGTCGCGGGAGCCGGACATGAGCAGGGCGGCCGCGCCCTGGGCGCGCAGGTCCGCCAGCACGGGGTCGGCGTCGAAGGCGAGGTATGCGCCGGATACGGGGCGGGCGAGGATCAGGTGGAACCCGAGATGCTCTGCCTGCGACAGCAACTCGATGAGCGGGGTGAGCGGGTTCGCGGAGCCCGCGCGGGTTACTCGCTCATAGTCGTCGACGAGTAGATAGATCTCCGGGCCGGTCCACCAGTCCCGTTCCCGAATCTGTCGCGGGGTGAGATCGGGGTCGGGCAGGCGCTCGGCCAGATGGTCGGCCAGATCCTGGACCAGGGTCACGCTGGATTCGTGCACGGTCGCGTATCCGGCCAGATAATCATCCGGGACGGCACCCAGCAGGGTCCGGCAGGGGTCGATGGCGAGGATGCGTGCCCGGCGCGGTGTGGAGCTCTCGGTGATGCCGCGAATCAGACTGCGCAGCAGTGTGGTCTTCCCGCACTCCCTCTCACCGAACACCATCAAATGCGGGTCTTCGTCGAAATCCATTGTCCACGGCTGCAATTCGAATTCAGAGACTCCGAGCACGACCCGGGTGGGGCCCTGCTCGATACCGGCCGCCGCGGCCTGTACCAGCACCTGCTCTCGGGTGAGATCGGTTGGCAGCACCGGAATTTCGGGTGCGCGATAGTCACTGCCCGCATGCGATACGACAGCGGCGAGCAGCGGCTCGACCGTGACAGGCCGACGGATGCCCCGAGCGGCGGGATCCTCCGGCCACAGATCGATCCGGGTCCGGATCGACTCCCGTAGCGAGGGGCGGACCTGGGACC is a genomic window containing:
- a CDS encoding DUF4254 domain-containing protein: MALPDMSDQYADMDAHALTHGLLPTSDLLLRACRGHRVIGGPLLWFAHDLAVLHERRIVGRGGTGAETDPTAIIENKRRRIELVMAIDDWIVRSVPQHRLGATLHTETVGSVIDRLAEASVRAHHALMTLDANDEMLHGAWHHLAELSDAYDDLVRDVLAGRRRLPAW
- a CDS encoding GntR family transcriptional regulator; amino-acid sequence: MADGPRYQRIADLLREEIRAGKWRPGDRLPSHNELADQMQVSITTARNAIQLLVAENLVYTATSRGTIVRSQEVLESVVTNHIRPDRPRAVNDIFVEIARAAGREPSKQFSARMEPASPEVAHWLGVQRDSWVVSRTVMQYLDNEPWSWEVSFYPRDLAEATGIDHPYDIPEGTTRRLAERGFAETAHRDTVVARPATAEEAAVLGVGPGTILLDHLRIGANHERITRVTRHRSTAARNRLAYELGDDPGTDIIRKTLGAPPPPANSHSFESSLLPGSP
- a CDS encoding GNAT family N-acetyltransferase; its protein translation is MTPHLRPARPTDIGTITRFRLQRTSWLAARGSDQWTRAGRGLPIETFVRSVARAIDNGETWMAEIDGEPAGTITVNDRADDGLWSPGEIAEAVIVHYMIVDLRFAGHRIGHALLEHAAHLAAQSNRDWVRLDAWTTNEGLHNYYVRAGFRQARFAGPEATGPSGALFERPTASWVSTRGLPDPLPLAAPRLHAG
- a CDS encoding FtsK/SpoIIIE domain-containing protein — encoded protein: MPGGQALRLDLSGAGGNAMLVGGADADQYTALRDLITAITAVHTPEQAQFYCLDFGRRLAELAVLPHVGSIAHGRDDERVRRIVFELAALLRRRRENFARLGIRDIAEFREWQHNVRTAGAIGDPVLRDGFGDVFLVVDHWLVLTEEHSELEHIVNELAGEGLSYGIHLILTASKWSQVRPSLRESIRTRIDLWPEDPAARGIRRPVTVEPLLAAVVSHAGSDYRAPEIPVLPTDLTREQVLVQAAAAGIEQGPTRVVLGVSEFELQPWTMDFDEDPHLMVFGERECGKTTLLRSLIRGITESSTPRRARILAIDPCRTLLGAVPDDYLAGYATVHESSVTLVQDLADHLAERLPDPDLTPRQIRERDWWTGPEIYLLVDDYERVTRAGSANPLTPLIELLSQAEHLGFHLILARPVSGAYLAFDADPVLADLRAQGAAALLMSGSRDEGRFIAGVRPRFLPPGRGSLITRTGGPDLIQVAA